The sequence CAGGTGGCCAGGTCGGCGTCCACGAACACCTCCAGGAACTCGCCCTCGTCCAGCAGCGCGCGCACGCCGTCACGGTCGGAGCGGTAGGGCGAGATGAAGGCGGTGACGGCGATCACCCCGAAGTCGGTGAGGAGGCGGGCGACCTCGCCCACGCGGCGGATGTTCTCCGCGCGTTCCTCCGGAGAGAAGCCGAGGTCGCGGTTCAGCCCGTGGCGCAGATTGTCGCCGTCCAGCACGTACGACTCGACGCCGCGGCGGAAGAGCTCCTCCTCCAGCGCGCGGGCGATCGTGCTCTTCCCCGAGGCGGAGAGGCCGGTGAGCCAGAGGGTGGCGCCGCGGTGGCCCCTTGCGCGCTCGCGGTCGGCGCGGGTGACGGCGCCCGCGTGCCAGGTCAGGTTGCGCCCCGCGGGCGCGTCGACGGTCACGCTCACGCGGCGACCTCCGCCGAGAGGGCGCGGTTCTTCTCGATGTAGTCGTTCCACTCCGGCGGCACGTCGGTGTCGGGGAAGATGGCCTGCACCGGGCACTCGGGCTCGCACGCCCCGCAGTCGATGCACTCGTCGGGGTTGATGTAGAACTGGCTCTCCGCCTCGTAGATGCAGTCCACCGGGCACACCTGCACGCAGCTGCCGTCCTTGGTGCCGACGCACGGCTCGGCGATCACGTAGGTCATCGGGTCCTTGTCCGTTCTGTGGATGGGTCAGCTGTAGATGCCGATGGCCGCGCGCGCCCAGACGCCCGGCTT is a genomic window of Longimicrobium sp. containing:
- a CDS encoding ferredoxin family protein, giving the protein MTYVIAEPCVGTKDGSCVQVCPVDCIYEAESQFYINPDECIDCGACEPECPVQAIFPDTDVPPEWNDYIEKNRALSAEVAA
- the cysC gene encoding adenylyl-sulfate kinase → MSVTVDAPAGRNLTWHAGAVTRADRERARGHRGATLWLTGLSASGKSTIARALEEELFRRGVESYVLDGDNLRHGLNRDLGFSPEERAENIRRVGEVARLLTDFGVIAVTAFISPYRSDRDGVRALLDEGEFLEVFVDADLATCEARDPKGLYARARRGEIAEFTGISAPYEPPAAPELVIDSARHDVAGCVAQLVEMLESRGIITPAAAAGTIP